In the genome of Chitinophagaceae bacterium, the window CAAAGAGTTATTAGACTTATTGGAAGGATTTGCAGGAATGGGCGGCGAAGAAGCTCCTGACACTCCGGATGTTGAAAACGTAAACTGTACTGAATCCGGTGATACTGCTGACTGTACTTATTGCTGCGACGAAAATGGAAACGAAGCAAGTGTGAAAATGAAAAAAGTCGACGGAAAATGGTTGGTTCACATGTCAAAAGAAGAAGCCTTTGGTGACATGGGTGGAGATGATGACTGGGACGACTGGGAAGA includes:
- a CDS encoding DUF4878 domain-containing protein; the encoded protein is MKKLFVFIFAIGLLSACGGGAKSPEDVAEKFLNHLGKLEFSDAKKYGTKETKELLDLLEGFAGMGGEEAPDTPDVENVNCTESGDTADCTYCCDENGNEASVKMKKVDGKWLVHMSKEEAFGDMGGDDDWDDWEDDWEMDWDDEELEY